The following are encoded in a window of Sphaerisporangium siamense genomic DNA:
- the pdxS gene encoding pyridoxal 5'-phosphate synthase lyase subunit PdxS, with protein MSSSTPEVTAPAATGTARVKRGMAEMLKGGVIMDVVTPEQAKIAEDAGAVAVMALERVPADIRAEGGVSRMSDPDMIDGIIEAVSIPVMAKARIGHFAEAQVLQAIGVDYVDESEVLTPADEANHIDKWAFTVPFVCGATNLGEALRRIAEGAAMIRSKGEAGTGNVVEATRHMRQIRGDIKRLAALDEAELYAAAKELRAPYELVAEIAKTGKLPVVLFTAGGIATPADAAMMMQLGAEGVFVGSGIFKSGDPAKRAAAIVKATTFYDDPDVIAKVSRGLGEAMVGINVATLPDSDRLATRGW; from the coding sequence GTGTCCAGCAGCACCCCCGAAGTCACCGCCCCCGCCGCCACCGGCACCGCCCGTGTGAAGCGTGGCATGGCCGAGATGCTCAAGGGTGGCGTCATCATGGACGTCGTCACGCCCGAACAGGCCAAGATCGCCGAGGATGCCGGCGCGGTCGCCGTGATGGCCCTTGAGCGTGTGCCGGCGGACATCCGCGCCGAAGGCGGCGTGTCGCGCATGAGCGACCCTGACATGATCGACGGCATCATCGAGGCCGTGTCGATCCCCGTCATGGCCAAGGCCCGCATCGGCCACTTCGCCGAGGCCCAGGTCCTGCAGGCCATCGGCGTCGACTACGTCGACGAGTCCGAGGTGCTCACCCCCGCCGACGAGGCCAACCACATCGACAAGTGGGCCTTCACGGTCCCCTTCGTCTGTGGCGCCACCAACCTCGGCGAGGCCCTGCGCCGCATCGCCGAGGGCGCGGCGATGATCCGCTCCAAGGGCGAGGCCGGCACCGGCAACGTCGTCGAGGCCACCCGCCACATGCGCCAGATCCGCGGCGACATCAAGCGCCTCGCCGCCCTCGACGAGGCCGAGCTGTACGCCGCCGCCAAGGAACTGCGCGCGCCGTACGAGCTCGTCGCCGAGATCGCCAAGACCGGCAAGCTGCCCGTCGTCCTGTTCACCGCGGGCGGCATCGCCACCCCCGCGGACGCCGCGATGATGATGCAGCTCGGCGCCGAGGGCGTGTTCGTCGGCTCGGGCATCTTCAAGTCCGGCGACCCCGCCAAGCGCGCCGCCGCGATCGTCAAGGCCACCACCTTCTACGACGACCCCGACGTCATCGCCAAGGTCTCCCGCGGCCTCGGCGAGGCCATGGTCGGCATCAACGTCGCCACCCTCCCCGACTCCGACCGCCTGGCCACCCGCGGCTGGTAA
- a CDS encoding glycosyltransferase family 4 protein, which yields MRVGMVCPYTWEVPGGVMAHVRDLSEALIADGHHVSVVAPAADDAPLPYYVTSAGRAVPVPYNGSVARLAFGFLSAGRVRKWLREGRFDVLHVHEPAVPSVGLLACWAARGPIVATFHASYQRSRAVSVTAPVLHTALEKITGRIAVSDAARKTLVEHLGGDAVLIPNGVTVSRYAEAEPLPGWGPDGGVIGFLGRMDEPRKGLPILLEAFTLLAPERPGLRLLVAGPGDAADALGRLPAALRDRVGVLGMVSEEDKTRAYHSVDVFCAPNTHGESFGIVLAEAMAAGATVLASDIPAFRRVLGEGQAGALFTTGDAASLAREAAALLDDPERRAKLADEARVAVRRYDWSTVARDVVRVYETVTAGAGGGVEEEQQARGGLRRHARHPAGAGEGARSDRREAP from the coding sequence ATGAGGGTAGGCATGGTCTGCCCCTACACCTGGGAGGTCCCCGGCGGCGTCATGGCGCACGTCCGCGACCTGTCCGAGGCGCTCATCGCCGACGGCCACCACGTCTCGGTGGTCGCCCCCGCCGCCGACGACGCGCCCCTGCCGTACTACGTGACCTCGGCCGGGCGTGCCGTCCCCGTGCCCTACAACGGCTCGGTGGCGCGCCTGGCGTTCGGCTTCCTGTCGGCCGGGCGCGTGCGCAAGTGGCTGCGCGAGGGCCGCTTCGACGTCCTGCACGTGCACGAGCCGGCCGTCCCCTCGGTGGGCCTTCTGGCCTGCTGGGCGGCCCGCGGCCCGATCGTGGCCACCTTCCACGCCTCCTACCAGCGCTCGCGCGCGGTCTCTGTGACCGCGCCCGTGCTGCACACCGCGCTGGAGAAGATCACCGGCAGGATCGCCGTCTCCGACGCCGCCCGCAAGACGCTGGTCGAGCACCTCGGGGGCGACGCCGTGCTCATCCCCAACGGCGTGACGGTCTCCCGGTACGCCGAGGCCGAGCCGCTGCCCGGCTGGGGCCCCGACGGCGGGGTCATCGGCTTCCTCGGCCGGATGGACGAGCCGCGCAAGGGCCTGCCGATCCTCCTGGAGGCCTTCACGCTGCTCGCCCCGGAGCGTCCCGGCCTGAGGCTGCTGGTGGCCGGGCCGGGCGACGCCGCCGACGCGCTCGGCAGGCTTCCCGCCGCGCTGCGCGACCGGGTCGGCGTGCTCGGCATGGTGAGCGAAGAGGACAAGACGCGCGCCTACCACTCCGTCGACGTCTTCTGCGCCCCGAACACCCACGGCGAGAGCTTCGGCATCGTCCTGGCCGAGGCCATGGCGGCCGGTGCGACCGTCCTGGCCAGCGACATCCCCGCCTTCCGCCGCGTGCTCGGCGAGGGCCAGGCCGGCGCGCTGTTCACCACGGGCGACGCCGCGTCGCTCGCCCGGGAGGCCGCGGCCCTGCTGGACGACCCCGAGCGCCGCGCCAAGCTGGCGGACGAGGCGCGGGTGGCCGTCCGCAGGTACGACTGGTCCACGGTCGCGCGCGACGTGGTCCGGGTGTACGAGACGGTGACGGCCGGCGCGGGCGGGGGAGTCGAGGAGGAGCAGCAGGCCCGGGGCGGCCTGCGGCGCCACGCCCGGCACCCGGCGGGGGCCGGCGAGGGCGCGCGCTCGGACCGGCGCGAGGCGCCGTGA
- a CDS encoding alkaline phosphatase D family protein → MIDRRSFLVLGLASGVPPLRVSYADPFTLGVASGDPSPDGFVIWTRLAPAPLAEDGFGGMPAAPVPVYWEVATDPACAQVVRRGTEEAVREWAHSVHAEVAGLEPGREYWYRFKAGTYVSPIGRALTAPPPASLPKSLTLAVASCANYQHGHFTAYSRMAGERPDLILHLGDYIYEYGRGEMPCPGGNVREHEGPEARTLTGYRRRHALYKTDADLRAAHAAAPWVPIMDDHEVRNNWTSLLPAERREAAFRAYYEHMPLRRASVPRGPMITLFRRLRWGRLATIHMLDTRQYRDPLVCGAGFDTCPESREPGRTITGTEQERWLLEGFRESRALWDIIGQQVFFGQRDRRRGGEKLVRQDAWDGYSASRTRVTRGWLDAGVRNAVVLTGDVHSHWAGDLALDYDDDASTLVGTELAVTSVTSGGDGRDHDRARDALVDGNPHLKFHLRRRGYLMVKVEPTALVADFKVLSYVSTPGAAAHIAASFAVPDKIPGLLRRP, encoded by the coding sequence GTGATCGACAGGCGATCGTTCCTCGTGCTGGGGCTGGCGTCCGGAGTGCCGCCCCTGCGGGTCTCCTATGCGGACCCGTTCACGCTGGGCGTCGCCTCCGGCGATCCGTCCCCGGACGGGTTCGTCATCTGGACCAGGCTCGCGCCGGCGCCGCTGGCCGAAGACGGGTTCGGCGGGATGCCCGCGGCGCCGGTGCCGGTCTACTGGGAGGTCGCCACCGACCCCGCCTGCGCGCAGGTGGTGCGGCGCGGCACCGAGGAGGCCGTGCGCGAGTGGGCGCACAGCGTGCACGCCGAGGTGGCCGGGCTGGAGCCGGGCCGCGAGTACTGGTACCGCTTCAAGGCGGGCACCTACGTCTCGCCGATCGGCCGGGCGCTCACCGCCCCACCTCCCGCCTCGCTGCCGAAGTCGCTCACGCTCGCGGTGGCCTCGTGCGCCAACTACCAGCACGGCCACTTCACCGCCTACAGCAGGATGGCGGGGGAGCGGCCGGACCTGATACTGCATCTCGGCGACTACATCTACGAGTACGGCAGGGGCGAGATGCCGTGCCCGGGCGGCAACGTGCGCGAGCACGAGGGCCCCGAGGCCCGCACGCTGACCGGCTACCGCCGCAGGCACGCCCTCTACAAGACCGACGCCGACCTGAGGGCGGCGCACGCCGCCGCGCCGTGGGTGCCGATCATGGACGACCACGAGGTCCGCAACAACTGGACGAGCCTGCTGCCCGCCGAGCGGCGCGAGGCGGCGTTCCGCGCGTACTACGAGCACATGCCGCTGCGCCGCGCGTCCGTCCCGCGCGGGCCGATGATCACGCTGTTCCGGCGCCTGCGCTGGGGGCGGCTCGCCACGATCCACATGCTGGACACGCGCCAGTACCGGGACCCGCTGGTCTGCGGCGCGGGCTTCGACACCTGCCCCGAGTCCCGGGAGCCGGGCCGGACGATCACCGGCACGGAGCAGGAGCGCTGGCTGCTGGAGGGCTTCCGCGAGTCCAGGGCGCTGTGGGACATCATCGGCCAGCAGGTGTTCTTCGGGCAGCGCGACCGGCGCCGCGGCGGCGAGAAGCTGGTCCGGCAGGACGCCTGGGACGGCTACTCCGCCTCGCGGACCCGGGTGACCCGCGGCTGGCTGGACGCGGGCGTGCGCAACGCCGTCGTGCTGACCGGCGACGTGCACTCGCACTGGGCGGGCGACCTGGCGCTGGACTACGACGACGACGCCTCGACCCTGGTCGGCACCGAGCTGGCCGTCACCTCCGTGACCAGCGGGGGAGACGGCCGCGACCACGACCGGGCCAGGGACGCGCTGGTGGACGGGAACCCGCACCTGAAGTTCCATCTGCGGCGCCGCGGCTACCTCATGGTCAAGGTGGAGCCCACCGCGCTGGTCGCCGACTTCAAGGTGCTCTCGTACGTGAGCACGCCCGGCGCCGCGGCGCACATCGCCGCGAGCTTCGCGGTGCCCGACAAGATCCCCGGGCTGCTGCGCAGGCCCTGA
- a CDS encoding elongation factor G-like protein EF-G2 — protein sequence MPEKTTGGPAGAAGRAPSADRPDAVRNVALVGHSGSGKTTLVEALLAATGTIQRTGRVEDGTTVSDFDDVEMRQQRSINLALAPLTYNGIKINLLDTPGYADFVGDLRAGLRAADAALFVVSAADGIDGLTRMLWEECASVGMPRAVVITKIDHQRADFDDVVATCQDVFGDGVAPLYLPVTGDGGVKGLIGLLSEKFFDYTSGACAEVEPDTAYREQIDAYRGTLIEGIIQESEDETLMDRYLSGEEIDTKVLIDDLEKAVARGGFHPVLATCAAPGAVVGMRELLEIMTQGFPSPMEHPLPEVTTIDGRPARALACDPEGPLVAEVVKTTSDPYVGRISLVRVFSGTLRPDMVVHVSGHGMADRGHEDHDVDERIGALSSPLGKTQRTTTRCVAGDICAVAKLSRAETGDTLSDKDDPLLVRSWTMPDPLLPVAVRARSKADEDKLSQALARLVAEDPTLRLENNAETRQLVLWCMGEAHADVLLDHLSKRHGVEVERVDLRVPLRETLGAKSRGMGRNVKQTGGHGQYAICHIEVEPLPSGGGLEFVDKIVGGVVPRQFIPSVEKGVRAQMERGLLAGYPVVDIRVTLHDGKAHSVDSSDMAFQIAGQLALKEAAAKVPVLLLEPVDEVSILVEDDHVGAVMSDLSSRRGRVLGTEPVGVGRTLVKAEVPELEITRYAIDLRSMSHGTGSFHRSFLRYEPLPSHLADKLRAAPE from the coding sequence GTGCCGGAGAAGACCACGGGCGGACCAGCAGGAGCCGCGGGCAGGGCACCCTCGGCCGACCGGCCGGACGCGGTGCGCAATGTCGCGCTGGTCGGCCATTCCGGATCGGGGAAGACCACTCTCGTCGAGGCGCTCCTGGCCGCGACGGGGACCATCCAGCGCACCGGGCGGGTGGAGGACGGCACCACGGTCAGCGACTTCGACGACGTCGAGATGCGCCAGCAGCGCTCGATCAACCTCGCGCTCGCGCCGCTGACCTACAACGGCATCAAGATCAACCTGCTCGACACCCCCGGGTACGCCGATTTCGTCGGCGACCTGCGCGCCGGGCTGCGCGCCGCCGACGCCGCGCTGTTCGTGGTGTCGGCGGCGGACGGGATCGACGGCCTCACCCGCATGCTGTGGGAGGAGTGCGCCTCGGTCGGCATGCCCCGCGCGGTCGTCATCACCAAGATCGACCATCAGCGGGCCGACTTCGACGACGTCGTCGCCACCTGCCAGGACGTCTTCGGCGACGGCGTGGCGCCGCTCTACCTGCCCGTGACGGGCGACGGAGGGGTCAAGGGGCTCATCGGGCTGCTGTCGGAGAAGTTCTTCGACTACACCTCCGGCGCCTGCGCCGAGGTCGAGCCCGACACGGCCTACCGCGAGCAGATCGACGCCTACCGGGGCACGCTCATCGAGGGCATCATCCAGGAGAGCGAAGACGAGACCCTCATGGACCGCTACCTGTCCGGCGAGGAGATCGACACCAAGGTGCTGATCGACGACCTGGAGAAGGCGGTCGCGCGCGGGGGCTTCCACCCGGTGCTCGCCACCTGCGCCGCCCCCGGAGCCGTCGTCGGCATGCGGGAACTGCTGGAGATCATGACGCAGGGCTTCCCGTCGCCCATGGAGCACCCCCTGCCGGAGGTCACCACGATCGACGGACGCCCGGCGCGCGCGCTGGCCTGCGACCCCGAGGGGCCGCTGGTCGCCGAGGTCGTCAAGACCACCAGCGACCCGTACGTCGGGCGCATCAGCCTCGTGCGGGTGTTCTCCGGCACGCTGCGCCCGGACATGGTCGTGCACGTCTCCGGCCACGGCATGGCCGACCGCGGCCACGAGGACCACGACGTGGACGAGCGCATCGGCGCGCTGTCCTCACCCCTCGGCAAGACGCAGCGCACGACGACCCGCTGCGTGGCCGGCGACATCTGCGCGGTGGCCAAGCTGAGCCGGGCCGAGACCGGCGACACCCTGTCCGACAAGGACGACCCGCTGCTCGTGCGCTCCTGGACCATGCCCGACCCGCTGCTGCCGGTCGCGGTGCGCGCCAGGTCCAAGGCCGACGAGGACAAGCTGTCCCAGGCCCTGGCCCGCCTGGTCGCCGAGGACCCGACGCTGCGCCTGGAGAACAACGCCGAGACCCGGCAGCTCGTGCTGTGGTGCATGGGCGAGGCGCACGCCGACGTCCTGCTCGACCACCTGTCCAAGCGCCACGGCGTCGAGGTCGAGCGCGTGGACCTGCGGGTGCCCCTGCGCGAGACCCTCGGCGCCAAGTCCCGGGGCATGGGGCGCAACGTCAAGCAGACCGGCGGGCACGGGCAGTACGCCATCTGCCACATCGAGGTCGAGCCCCTGCCGTCCGGCGGCGGGCTGGAGTTCGTGGACAAGATCGTCGGCGGCGTGGTGCCGCGGCAGTTCATCCCCTCGGTCGAGAAGGGCGTGCGCGCCCAGATGGAGCGCGGCCTGCTCGCCGGGTACCCGGTCGTGGACATCCGGGTGACGCTGCACGACGGCAAGGCGCACTCGGTCGACTCCTCGGACATGGCGTTCCAGATCGCCGGGCAGCTCGCCCTCAAGGAGGCGGCGGCCAAGGTGCCCGTGCTGCTCCTGGAGCCCGTGGACGAGGTGTCGATCCTCGTCGAGGACGACCACGTCGGCGCGGTCATGTCCGACCTGTCCTCCCGGAGGGGACGGGTCCTCGGCACCGAGCCGGTGGGCGTCGGGCGCACTCTGGTCAAGGCCGAGGTGCCCGAGCTGGAGATCACCCGGTACGCCATCGACCTGCGGTCCATGTCGCACGGCACCGGGAGTTTCCACCGGTCGTTCCTGAGGTACGAGCCCCTGCCCTCGCACCTCGCCGACAAGCTGCGGGCCGCTCCCGAGTAG
- a CDS encoding phosphatidylinositol mannoside acyltransferase, with the protein MNLALGDRLVVWAFHLGWVLVPRVPERMAAWVFRLIADAMWRRRGKSVRRLESNLARVTGKDPADPSIRDLSKAGLRSYFRYWLEALRLPVIGKDRVLAGVRAEGKEKIFSTVDGGRGIVLALPHMGNWDLAGAWLIHNGYPFTTVMERLKPESLYERFVAFRESLGMEVLPLTAKGGGTAHAFGTLARRLREGRAICLPAERDLTERGVEVDFFDGRTRMVAGPAMLALQTGAPLHPATLWFDGDGWGVRIYDEVPVPAEGTRQEKITAMTQGMARAFEEGISEHPEDWHMLQRIWLDDLEPR; encoded by the coding sequence GTGAACCTCGCATTGGGGGATCGGCTCGTCGTCTGGGCCTTCCACCTCGGCTGGGTCCTCGTGCCCAGGGTGCCCGAGCGGATGGCCGCGTGGGTGTTCCGCCTCATCGCCGACGCGATGTGGCGGCGCCGTGGTAAGTCGGTGCGCCGCCTGGAGTCCAACCTCGCCCGGGTGACGGGCAAGGACCCCGCCGACCCGTCGATCCGCGACCTCAGCAAGGCGGGCCTGCGCTCCTACTTCCGCTACTGGCTGGAGGCGCTGCGCCTGCCCGTGATCGGCAAGGACCGCGTCCTGGCCGGCGTGCGCGCCGAGGGCAAGGAGAAGATCTTCTCGACCGTGGACGGCGGCCGGGGCATCGTGCTGGCCCTGCCCCACATGGGCAACTGGGACCTGGCCGGCGCCTGGCTGATCCACAACGGGTACCCGTTCACGACGGTCATGGAGCGGCTCAAGCCCGAGTCCCTGTACGAGCGTTTCGTCGCCTTCCGCGAGAGCCTCGGCATGGAGGTGCTCCCGCTCACGGCCAAGGGCGGCGGCACCGCCCACGCCTTCGGCACGCTGGCCAGGCGCCTGCGCGAGGGACGCGCGATCTGCCTGCCCGCCGAGCGTGACCTCACCGAGAGGGGCGTCGAGGTCGACTTCTTCGACGGCAGGACGCGCATGGTCGCGGGCCCGGCCATGCTGGCCCTGCAGACCGGCGCGCCGCTGCACCCGGCGACGCTGTGGTTCGACGGCGACGGCTGGGGCGTCCGCATCTACGACGAGGTCCCCGTCCCCGCGGAGGGCACCCGCCAGGAGAAGATCACCGCCATGACGCAGGGCATGGCGCGCGCGTTCGAGGAAGGCATCTCCGAGCACCCCGAGGACTGGCACATGCTGCAGCGAATCTGGCTCGACGACCTAGAGCCCCGGTGA
- a CDS encoding glycoside hydrolase family 10 protein produces the protein MRNGHRPLLAASAIAVVTTGLAYFFGPGAAPADSESRKPAASGRETSGKSASGRETAGKPASGRETAGKSAQEPCEVSAEFPKRQLRGVWIATVHNVDWPSKTGLTPARQQAEYVRILDQAVKRRFNAVFVQVRPASDAIYNSPYEPWSQWLTGTTGKDPGWEPLPFLIAEAHKRGLEFHAWFNPYRAADKADAKLPAGHPARQHPDWVVKHEGKLYYNPGLPEVRAHTVKVVTDVVQRYDIDGVHFDDYFYPYPGKGTKFADAAAFTKYGGGKSLAGWRRDNVNKLVAEVGKAVHAAKPYVKFGISPFGIWRNKSDDPSGSDTKGLSAYDAIYADARAWIKARSVDYVMPQLYWPRGFAAADYAKLVPWWAKAVKGTGVHLYVGQALYRVGAEDTPAWTKPGELPAHLALNRKYPEVGGDVYFSAAQLAKNPLGVLDAIAKNHYARPALLPLMEARGGTAPATPAGLRRSGDTLVWKSSPGARAYAVYRVTDGDAGPCATADARDLLAVVPAAEGAEQTYTVKGGGTYLVSALDRLTNESAPASTVLP, from the coding sequence ATGCGAAACGGACATCGGCCTCTGCTCGCGGCCTCCGCCATCGCGGTGGTCACCACCGGGCTCGCCTACTTCTTCGGCCCCGGCGCCGCCCCCGCGGACAGCGAGAGCCGCAAGCCCGCCGCCTCGGGCCGCGAGACCTCCGGCAAGTCCGCCTCGGGCCGCGAGACGGCGGGCAAGCCCGCCTCGGGCCGCGAGACCGCGGGAAAGTCCGCGCAGGAGCCGTGCGAGGTGAGCGCCGAGTTCCCCAAGCGGCAGCTGCGCGGCGTGTGGATCGCCACCGTCCACAACGTCGACTGGCCGTCCAAGACCGGCCTCACCCCCGCCCGACAGCAGGCCGAGTACGTCCGCATTCTCGACCAGGCGGTCAAGCGCCGGTTCAACGCCGTGTTCGTGCAGGTCAGGCCCGCCTCCGACGCGATCTACAACTCGCCGTACGAGCCCTGGTCCCAGTGGCTGACCGGCACCACGGGCAAGGATCCCGGCTGGGAGCCGCTGCCCTTCCTGATCGCCGAGGCGCACAAGCGGGGGCTTGAGTTCCACGCCTGGTTCAACCCCTACCGGGCCGCCGACAAGGCCGACGCCAAGCTGCCCGCCGGCCACCCCGCGCGGCAGCACCCGGACTGGGTGGTGAAGCACGAGGGCAAGCTGTACTACAACCCCGGCCTGCCCGAGGTCCGGGCGCACACCGTCAAGGTCGTCACGGACGTGGTGCAGCGGTACGACATCGACGGCGTGCACTTCGACGACTACTTCTACCCCTATCCCGGCAAGGGCACGAAGTTCGCCGACGCCGCCGCCTTTACGAAGTACGGTGGCGGGAAGTCGCTGGCCGGCTGGCGCCGCGACAACGTCAACAAGCTCGTCGCCGAGGTCGGCAAGGCCGTGCACGCGGCCAAGCCGTACGTCAAGTTCGGCATCAGCCCGTTCGGCATCTGGCGCAACAAGTCCGACGACCCGTCCGGCTCCGACACCAAGGGCCTGTCCGCCTACGACGCGATCTACGCCGACGCCCGCGCGTGGATCAAGGCCCGGTCGGTCGACTACGTCATGCCGCAGCTCTACTGGCCGCGCGGGTTCGCCGCCGCCGACTACGCCAAGCTGGTGCCCTGGTGGGCCAAGGCGGTCAAGGGCACGGGCGTGCACCTCTACGTCGGCCAGGCCCTCTACCGGGTCGGCGCCGAGGACACCCCGGCCTGGACCAAGCCGGGCGAGCTGCCCGCCCACCTCGCGCTCAACCGCAAGTACCCCGAGGTCGGCGGGGACGTCTACTTCAGCGCCGCCCAACTCGCCAAGAACCCGCTGGGCGTGCTCGACGCCATCGCCAAGAACCACTACGCGCGCCCGGCCCTGCTCCCGCTCATGGAGGCCCGCGGCGGGACGGCGCCCGCCACCCCCGCCGGGCTGCGGCGCTCGGGCGACACGCTGGTGTGGAAGTCCTCCCCCGGCGCCCGCGCGTACGCGGTCTACCGGGTGACGGACGGCGACGCGGGGCCGTGCGCGACCGCGGACGCCCGCGACCTGCTGGCCGTGGTCCCCGCGGCCGAGGGCGCCGAGCAGACCTACACGGTCAAGGGCGGCGGCACCTACCTCGTCTCGGCCCTGGACCGCCTCACCAACGAGAGCGCCCCGGCGAGCACCGTCCTCCCCTGA
- a CDS encoding DUF3048 domain-containing protein — translation MRVKRVISVALAGTAVLTPAAACSSSGGGASPAGEATQPVASPSSSPAPPPEHPFTGRPVAGRKPVLAVKIENTAAGKPQLGLRSADLVFVEQVEGGLTRLMAIFSSKLPAKIGPVRSARISDLHLLPMFGKPALAYSGVQSKMIPLVQAASLFDVSDSAQPGAYFRQPGRVAPYNLFADTKKLLAGAPKASRARDIGFTFGDAPDGGTPRKTFTVKYPAARFTFTWSEDDKRWLVAQDGKRDMAAEGGQLGAPTIVVQYAKTTRSEFHDFTGSYTPLIQSTGTGRAVVLRDGKAYKAKWSRPSEKEGTTFTTASGDPLPFSRGQVWIVLAAPKPVQP, via the coding sequence GTGCGGGTAAAACGGGTCATCAGTGTCGCGCTGGCGGGTACCGCCGTGCTGACGCCCGCGGCGGCGTGCTCCTCCTCGGGCGGCGGCGCGTCGCCCGCGGGCGAGGCCACGCAGCCGGTCGCCTCGCCGTCGTCGTCCCCGGCCCCGCCCCCCGAGCACCCCTTCACCGGCCGGCCGGTGGCCGGACGCAAGCCGGTGCTCGCCGTGAAGATCGAGAACACCGCGGCGGGCAAGCCGCAGCTCGGCCTGCGCAGTGCCGACCTGGTGTTCGTCGAGCAGGTCGAGGGCGGCCTCACCCGCCTGATGGCGATCTTCTCCTCCAAGCTGCCCGCCAAGATCGGCCCGGTCCGCAGCGCCCGCATCTCCGACCTGCACCTGCTGCCGATGTTCGGCAAGCCCGCGCTGGCCTACTCCGGCGTGCAGAGCAAGATGATCCCGCTGGTCCAGGCGGCGTCCCTGTTCGACGTCTCCGACAGCGCGCAGCCGGGCGCGTACTTCCGCCAGCCCGGGCGGGTCGCCCCCTACAACCTGTTCGCCGACACCAAGAAGCTCCTGGCGGGGGCGCCCAAGGCCAGCAGGGCCCGCGACATCGGCTTCACGTTCGGCGATGCCCCGGACGGCGGCACGCCTAGAAAGACTTTTACCGTAAAATATCCGGCCGCCCGGTTCACCTTCACCTGGTCGGAGGACGACAAGCGCTGGCTCGTCGCCCAGGACGGGAAGCGGGACATGGCGGCCGAGGGCGGCCAGCTCGGCGCGCCCACCATCGTGGTGCAGTACGCCAAGACCACCCGCTCGGAGTTCCACGACTTCACCGGCAGCTACACGCCGCTCATCCAGAGCACCGGCACCGGCAGGGCCGTCGTGCTGCGCGACGGCAAGGCGTACAAGGCCAAGTGGTCGCGCCCCTCCGAGAAGGAAGGCACGACGTTCACCACCGCGTCCGGCGATCCGCTGCCGTTCAGCCGGGGTCAGGTGTGGATCGTGCTGGCCGCGCCCAAGCCCGTCCAGCCCTGA
- the pgsA gene encoding phosphatidylinositol phosphate synthase, which produces MLKLLRPAVTRVLTPLGQALARRGVSPNVVTLIGTLGVAGGALWFYPRGQLFLGTVVITVFVLADMLDGVLARMLGTGSRWGAFLDSTLDRVGDAAIFSGLILWFMATGQRVLACVALFCLVAGAVVSYAKARAEGLGLTCDVGFAERSERLVTVLVAAGLSGLGVPYILAVGLWLLAAASAFTVGQRILHVYRQTVPT; this is translated from the coding sequence ATGTTGAAGCTCCTGCGCCCCGCCGTCACCCGTGTCCTGACCCCTCTCGGCCAGGCGCTGGCCCGCCGGGGCGTCAGTCCCAATGTCGTCACGCTCATCGGCACGCTCGGCGTGGCCGGGGGAGCCCTCTGGTTCTACCCGCGCGGCCAGTTGTTCCTCGGCACGGTGGTCATCACCGTCTTCGTGCTGGCCGACATGCTCGACGGCGTCCTCGCCCGCATGCTCGGCACCGGCAGCCGCTGGGGTGCCTTCCTGGACTCCACCCTCGACCGCGTCGGCGACGCGGCGATCTTCTCGGGCCTGATCCTGTGGTTCATGGCGACGGGCCAGCGGGTTCTGGCGTGCGTCGCCCTGTTCTGCCTGGTGGCGGGGGCGGTGGTGTCGTACGCCAAGGCGCGGGCCGAGGGGCTCGGGCTGACGTGCGACGTCGGCTTCGCCGAGCGGTCCGAGCGCCTGGTCACGGTCCTGGTGGCCGCCGGCCTGTCGGGGCTCGGCGTGCCGTACATCCTCGCCGTGGGGCTGTGGCTGCTCGCGGCGGCGAGCGCTTTCACCGTGGGGCAGCGTATTCTCCACGTCTACCGTCAGACAGTGCCAACATGA
- the pdxT gene encoding pyridoxal 5'-phosphate synthase glutaminase subunit PdxT yields MPTIGVLALQGDVREHARSLEAAGARAVAVRRPAELEAVDALIVPGGESTTMWKLADAFEMLEPLRARIKAGMPTYGSCAGMIMLADRIEGGIEGQQTIGGIDMVVRRNAFGRQIDSFEASLDFAGRGPLRAVFIRAPWVDSVGPDVEVLGVAEPGDRIVAVRQGPLLATSFHPELTGDARVHSYFVEMVREL; encoded by the coding sequence ATGCCGACGATCGGCGTGCTCGCCCTCCAGGGCGACGTGCGGGAACACGCCCGATCCCTTGAGGCCGCCGGGGCCAGGGCCGTGGCCGTGCGCCGCCCGGCCGAGCTGGAGGCGGTGGACGCCCTGATCGTCCCCGGCGGGGAGTCCACGACCATGTGGAAGCTCGCCGACGCCTTCGAGATGCTCGAACCGCTGCGCGCGCGCATCAAGGCCGGCATGCCGACCTATGGCTCCTGCGCCGGCATGATCATGCTGGCCGACCGGATCGAGGGCGGCATCGAGGGCCAGCAGACGATCGGCGGCATCGACATGGTCGTGCGCAGGAACGCCTTCGGCCGCCAGATCGATTCTTTTGAGGCATCCTTGGATTTCGCGGGACGCGGCCCGCTGCGCGCCGTCTTCATCCGCGCCCCATGGGTCGATTCCGTGGGCCCGGACGTCGAGGTGCTGGGGGTGGCCGAGCCTGGGGATAGGATCGTCGCGGTCCGGCAGGGACCTCTGCTCGCGACGTCCTTCCACCCCGAGCTGACCGGGGACGCGCGGGTTCATTCGTATTTTGTCGAGATGGTGAGGGAGCTCTAG